One Nitrospira sp. genomic window, CTGTGGTTTATGGCGGGCACCCTTCGCAAAGAGCTCTTCTTCTGTCAGCAGCGCGAGCCGAAGGTCTCCAGAGAGAAACCCCGCCGACAGATCGCCGTGCAGGACATAAAACGGGAGCTTTCCGGTCCTCTGGCTCGACCAGGCCGTTGGGTTCCATGGGTCGGCAGGTAAATCGTGCTCTCGGAGTAAGGCAAGCAAGCGATCAACCTGCCCGCGGCTTCGGGCCACCAAGACGACCCGATGTTCGTTCCGGAGTCCTTCTAACAGGCCCAGTGTCTGACTGAAGGCGGTACCCCTGATTCCGAGTCCAATGCTGCCTGGCGCTTGGGCGGAGAACGAAAACGTCTGATCCCAGGTCGAGTCCGGCGCCGTGAGAGGCTCAAGAGCCAACATGGGCCAGGGCGCGATCCGCTGTTGGATGCCCTCCCAGGTGAGAAAGAGTCGTTCGGGTGAGGGATATGGCTGTGTCGCATCCCGGTCGACATGGTGGAGATATCCGTCGTCGATCTTTTCCCAGGCCGTCTCACAGGCCTTCTTCAGGGCCTCTGGTTGATCGAGCGCGAGGAACGGAGCGGTAGTGAGATAGTCGAACAGTGTGTCCATGGAATCGTACAAGTCAGGGCTTCGCCACTCAGCATCTGCTTCGATGGGTACAATTGCTTCCGGGTCCTGTGGAGGTCGAACGAACTCCCGCGCAGGCAACACCCAGCCCTCGTTTAATTTTGCGATGGAGGTCTGGGTCGAGGAGTCGAACAGGCGAATGGATTCGACATGATCTCCGAGAAACTCCACGCGGACCGGATTAACGTATGCGGTCGAGAAGACATCAATGATGCCGCCACGGACGCTGAATTCTCCAGGAATTTCCACGACGGACACTCGTCGGTATCCCAGGCGAAGGAGGTTGGTGATCAGCGATTCCCGTTCGAAGGCGGCACCCGTTTGGAAGTGAAAGATTGCTTGCTCAAATGTCGAGCGTGGAATCACACGATGCATGGCAGCGGCGACGGAGGTGACGAGAATGGTGGGTGGGTTGATAAGCAGGCGATGGAGTGTCGTCATCCGGTGTGCAATCAACCCGACATGCGGCGCCGTTGCTTCATAGGGAAGCGTTTCCCATTCCGGGAACCAGGCGAGGTCCTCGACCGGACGACCCATGAGTCCATAGAAGAAGCACAAGTCATTGAACATTCGTTCGGCGGACTCGTCGCTCGCGGTCACAACGACCCATGGGCTGCCGCGATGGAGTAGCGTCAGGGCGCAGGCTGATGTCGGCCCGTGCGCTCCGAGAAGGCAGACACGTGCCTTCTCGTGGTCGAGTGCCAAACGAAGCGGAGCAAGCCAGGCTGTAGGTTGGACGGTGGCGTCAGACACGTATCACGTCGCGGTTGACCGTATGCGTTGAAGAAGACCGGTGGTGGAGAGACCGGGAACCAGCGGGATCGTCTTGACGACACCTCCACGAGCTTCAACCAATTCGCGGCCGATGATCTGGTCAATCATCCAATCCCCTCCCTTGACCAGGACATCCGGTTGGACGGCTGCGATAAGCTGGCGAGGGTCAGATTCGTCAAAAATGACTACGAAATCCACACAGCCTAAGGCTGCCAGCACCTCAGCCCGTTGTGCCTCCGGCACGATCGGTCGGTCGGGTGCCTTGTCCAGCGTACGAACCGAGACATCACTATTCACCCCGACGACCAGGATATCGCCCAGTGCCTTGGTTGCCTGTAGATACCGGGTATGCCCGATGTGCATCAGGTCGAAACAGCCGTTTGTGAACACGATCCGTTTTCCCTTTGTCCGTTCACCGGAAAGCACGGAGAGGAGTTGATTGCGAGACACTACTTTGGTGATCATGGCCCCATCATACCGTGCAGATCGTGCTGTCGGCTACATGGAAAGAGGATTGGGCTGGACGGTGTCTGCCGTCTAGGTTTTCTGACGTGACGCACACGATGTTTCAGCAGAATCCTGGTGTTGCCGGACAAGTTGCCACATAATGGATCGGTACAGCACATAACGGACTGGAAGGCCTGGTAAGAGACCTGGCCTGGCGTCATGGGTGTGCCTGGAGCGTGGGTGATGATGGTGGATGGCGTGAGCATGGTCTGGATCATTGCAGCGGCCAATGTTTTGCTGATCGCTTCCTTAATCTTTTTCCTTATACAGACATCCTGGCGAGCGCGGACTGATCGGGTCTTCGCGGAGGCCGAAAGAATCCGATTTCAGGAAAATGAGCAGCGACTCCGGAGTATGTTGGAAGCTGAACCCCATGGGATATTGGTCATCGGGCTCGACTACCGGGTGCTTCAACTCAATCCTGCGGGCTGTCTCCTCTTCGATGCGGGATTTCCAGAAGAGATCGTGGGGACAGATATTCGAACGTATATCCAGACGAACGATTGTCTACAGATCGAAGAAATGCATAAGGCGGCTGGGGAAGGCCGGGAAACCTGTGGAAAGGGGCGGTTCGTCGGACTAGCGGGGCAGGTCCGGTGGGTCGAGATCACATTCGTCCCACTTCCAGCCAGTGATGGCACGGTGCATGCGGTCCTCAGTGTCGTCCGGGATGTGACAGAGCAACGGAGCGCCGATCGTCGGCAAGCTCTCCAGCATGCAGTGGCCAAAGTGCTCGCAGGTGCCTCGACGGTCGAGCAAGCGGTCCCCGACCTCCTCCAGGCTCTTGTCGTGAATCTCGATTGGCATGTCGGTCTGTTCTGGCGGGTGCAAGACGACCGGCGAACCATTGTCTGCACGCAGGACTGGGCGGTTGATACTACGATGGTGCAGGAGTTCATGAGAAGAAGGCGGCAGGAGGTCTACGCGGCCGGGGCTGATCTGCCGGGGCACTGTTGGGCCCGTGGGGAGCCGCTGTGGGTAGCGGACATCGCGAGAGACCCTCTCTTGACGCGTGGGCCTGTCGAAGCGATGGGAATGCTGCACGCGGCCTGTGCGTTTCCTATCTGGCTGAGGGCTCACGTCTACGGCGTCATCGAGCTCTTCAGCAGCGAGCCTCAGGCCAAGGATTGGGATTTACTGAGGTCTTTGGGCACGGTCGGAAGACAGATCGGCCTGTTCGTCGAACGAACGGAAGTGGAAGCGGCACTGCATGAGAACGAAGCCCGTACCAGCTTGATTATTGATACGGCTCTCGACGCTGTGATGACGATGGATCGTACAGGCCGGATTACCGAGTGGAATGCCCAGGCTGAGCAGGTATTTGGCTGGTCTGCACATGAGGTGATCGGGCGTAATGTTGCCGACACGATCTTTCCACCGTCCCAATGCCTCAGCTATCGCGCATATGTTCAGCGGCTTCTTGAACCCCAGGACTCGCTCCTCTCAAACCGGCTGGTCGAAATGATCGGGCTTAGACGCGACGGTCGTGAATTTCCAGTTGAAATCGCCATGACGCCGCTAGCCCTCGAGGGGGCCGTCATCTTCAGTGCATTTATCCGAGACATCACGAGCCGGAAAGAAGCGGAGCACGCACAGAAGAATTATGCCCGACAGTTGGAGCATGTCAATCAGCAGCTGGATGCTGCCTTGCGAGAGGCCAAAGCCGCCACCGAGGCCAAGTCGGCGTTCCTGGCGACCATGAGCCACGAAATCCGGACACCGATGAACGGTGTGATCGGCATGACAGATCTATTGCTTGATACGAACCTGACTGACGAGCAGAGGGAGTCCGCTGAAATCGTTCGGACCTGCGGCCATCATTTGTTAACGATCATCAACGACATTCTCGATTTCTCCAAGATTGAAGCAGGGAAACTGGATTTAGAGACGATTGAATTTGATCTTCGTCTTGCCATCGACGAGTCGTTGGATCTTGTGGCTGAACGTGCGTCATCCAAAGGGCTCAATCTGGCCTGTCTCTTCCACGCCGATGTGCCGCGCAATCTGTGTGGTGATCCGGGTCGCCTCCGGCAGGTGGTGATGAACTTAACGGCGAACGCCATCAAGTTTACCGAACGCGGCGATGTGGTGGTGGAAGTGACGGTTGAGGCTCAATCGACGGAGGATGCGAGGATTCGCGTTGCCGTCACAGACACCGGCATCGGAATTTCTGAGCAAGCCCAAGAACGGCTGTTTCGGTCGTTCAGCCAGGCCGATGGGTCGACGACGAGGAAATATGGTGGGACCGGTCTCGGTCTTGCGATTTCCAAACGTCTTGTCGAGATGATGGGAGGAACGATTGGGGTGATGAGCCGAGTTGGGGAGGGGAGCTGTTTCTGGTTCACGATGAATTTGGACAAGCAGCCTGATGGCTCCCGCAGTGCCGATCCCGCTGCCGCTGTGTTGGCAGGTCTCCGCATCTTGATTGTGGATGATAAGGCCATCAATCGAAGGATCTTGGAGCTGATGACGAAGAAATGGGGCATGCAACCGACACTCATCCACAGCGGCTCCGAGGCGTTGGATGTTTTGAGCGGTCGGCACGGGCAACCACGGTTCAATCTGGCGCTCTTGGATGTGGATATGAGTCCGACGGATGGGATTGAATTGGCACGTGCGATACAGGCACAGGCTGAAGGAGGCGAGACCAAACTTGTGCTGCTCACGTCGTTCGGTCGACGGGGAGATGCGAAGACGGCCAAAGAAGCGGGACTCGCAGCCTACCTGACCAAGCCGATTCGTGAACGGCAGTTACATGATTGTCTCGTCGCGGTCCTCGCGCAGCGCCCCGGCAGCTCAGGTCAGTCGACCACGAGAGATTCGCCGCCACTCATTACTCGGCACACCCTTGCTGAGACCCAGGCCAAGGTGGATCTCCGTATTCTTCTGGCCGAGGATAACATCATCAATCAAAAAGTAGCCGTTCGCCTCTTCCAGCGGTTGGGGTATCGAATCGATGTCGTGGCCAACGGGCGTGAGGCCGTCGAGGCGGTATCACGCATACGCTATGATGTGGTGTTCATGGATTGCCAGATGCCAGACATGGATGGCTTCGAAGCGACAAGCCTCATTCGCGAATATGAGGCGGCCGGAACTGTTTCGAGTTGCGATTTTCAGGTCTCAGGCTCAAGCTCGGAACCTGCCGGCCTCCAACCAGAAACTCGTTGCCCGGAACGTGAAACTTCCCGGCGGGTGCTGATTATTGCCATGACGGCAAACGCCATGCAGGGAGACCGTGAACAGTGTCTGGCTGCGGGAATGGACGACTATCTCTCCAAACCTATTTCGGTAGACGCACTGGCTGGCGTCCTGCACCGAGTGAATCAGGAACAGGGACGGTTCGGACCCGATAAAAGCCGAGAAGCCGCATAGCTCACATTTTCCTATCCGCGCCCCCTCTCAGGTCAACTCAAGCATCAATTGCTCTGGCGCTTTGGCTTGCGTAGTCGGTCCGGCTGACCTGGGTGATGGGGTTAAGGCATGAGTTGGGTAGGGCGTGGGACGATCCTCGATCAGTTGAGTTGGCGACAGGAGTTCCTGCAAGGCGCCGTGACAGAATCCGCAGTGATGGCGCTTTGGCTGGATCGTTCTTCGGTGCCGTCGATAGAGTCGCCCGCAGTCTTGGCATCGCCAGGCGAATTTCGTTAAGGCCAGTACTTCCTTCTCTAGCGTGTGGTACGTCGTTACGGCGACTGTTCCTGTTCGATTCATGTGCGCCATCTTCCGCAAAAACTCCAGGCCATGATCAGGCCGACGTTTCAATACATCGAATTGCCATTGATGAATCATTTCATGAGCCAAGGTGTTGAGCAGCTCCTGTTCCGCGTAGGGTGTCCGTGCGGTGAGCTGTTCAAAGAGCGGGAGAGACAGGCGAATTTCTCGACGGCTGTGAGTCAGGGTGAGGGGGGAGAAGGTCTTTGGCCCTTCGCGACAGGCAAACATCCCAACCGAGGAGGTCAGGCGCTGACTCCAGACGATCTCGATCGGCTTCAGTGAACCGGCAAAGTACTGTGTGTTCAAGTGCTGCCAACGAGCCTGTAGCCATTCTGAAGAAAGGAGTACCGACAGGCTCGGGGCGGACGAGGATGGACTCATCCTAATTCCTCCAGCACAGCCGCCGCGAGTAACGGCAGCATGATCTCGTGGTGGCCAGTCAAGGAATAGCCCTGACCGCCCTTTTGCGTGGGGCGCCGCACGACGTTGGTCTGCGGTCGGTAATGGGAGAGAAAGTCCATATTCACGGTCGTAATGTTGGCGATCGGATGGCCGAGGTTTCTCCCTAATGACAGTGTTTTGAGAAAGACCTCTGGCAAAATCACCGCCGAGCCGACGTTCAGGTAGACGCCCCCTTCCATCCCAGCGACGACAGCGGTCAAACGCCTGAAGTCCAGGAGAGACGTGGCTCCGATGGCTGCGCCGTCCGCCGAAGGGTGCATGTGGATAATGTCGGTTCCGACCGCGACATGCACGGTCACCGGAATGCCGAGTGTCGCGCCTGTGGCGAGAATACTGACGGCTCGATTCGGGAATTGATCGGCTGTGTGGTTCATGTAGCGCCCGATGGCTTCACCCAGCCCCTGACCGTCTTTCGCGCCACGCGTGATGGCGTCATTCAGAATCCGGCCCGTTTCTTCCGCCATGCCAAACCGGCCATTGTCGATCTCGGCATCGACTTCTTCGGAGGTATGGCCCATGAGGGCTAATTCGAAGTCGTGAATAATTCCTGCCCCGTTCATGGCCACTGCCGTGATAATGCCTCGTTCCATCAAGTCCGTGATGATCGGGGACAGCCCCACCTTGATGACATGGGCGCCGATCCCGAGGATGACGGGGCGGCGCCTTCGATGCGCCTTCACGATGGCCTGGGTGACGGCCCGCAGTGTTGTGACCGCGAGGATGTTTGGAAGACGGGACGAGAAGGTTGAGAAAGTCCCTCCGCGTTTCCATGGCGCGGCCAAGTCTGAAAGCCGAACCTTGCTGTGTCGTTTTTTGAGCGGATAGGTCTTGAGGTCAGACGCGTTGATCGGAGGGATCAAGGCGGGCGGCCGAGTTAAGGGAGTCCGATCAGGACGCTTTCCCAAGGAGATGATCCTCTACTAGTTCGCACAGGACGTGGCCGAGCGTGATGTGACTTTCTTGAATCCGAGACGTGACCGTAGATGGAACGATGAAAGGGTAATCGACCAACGCGGCCAGCTTTCCGCCATTGGCGCCTGTCCAGGCGATCGTAGTCAGGCCACCGTCGCGGGCCGCCGCGACACCTTTCAGCACGTTTGGAGAATTCCCGCTGGTGCTGATGCCAATCGCAATGTCCCCTTTTCGGCCATGCGCGCGCACCTGGCGGGCAAAGAGTTCTTCGTACCCATAGTCATTCGCAATGCAGGTAATGGCGGCAATGTCCGTCGCTAAGGCAATTGCGGGCAACGGCATGCGGTCGGCCTTGTACCGTCCGACGAACTCCGCCGCAATGTGGGCCGCATCGGTGGCGCTGCCACCGTTGCCGAACAACAAGACTTTATAGCCGTCGCGAAAGGCCGCTGCGAGCAGCTGTGCGACTTGGACGATCTGGTCGGCATATTCACACGCGAACTTCTGTTTCACGCTTGCGCTATCGGTAAACGCCGCCAAGACTGAATCCTTCATGGGCGCGATTCTAGGCGAGGTCATTGATCCTGTCAAACGGAACGGGTGTTCCGTTACGACTTCGCGAGAGGTGAAATCCCAGGTTGTCTCATGGCATTCATCGCCAGTGCGATCATTGAGCCGACATCGGACACGCTTGCCGGCAGGATCAGGGTATTGGTCGTTTTCGCCAACTCTCCGAACTTGGTGATGTACTGCTCCGCGACGCGGAGCTGAACGGCCTCTTGCCCTCCGGGAACCTGAATTGTTTCAGCGACTCTTCGGAGACCCTCTGCCGTGGCCTGTGCAATGGCGAGAATGGCAGATGCGGCGCCCTCGGCTTCATTGATCTGTTGCTGCTTCTTGGCTTCCGATGCCTTGATCACTTGTTGTTTTTCACCTTCCGCCTGGTTGATCGCGGCATCACGTTCGCCTTCTGAGGTCAAAATCAATGCGCGCTTCTCACGTTCCGCACGCATCTGTTTCTCCATCGCGTTCAGGACATCCTTCGGCGGGGTGATGTTTTTGATTTCGTAGCGGAGGACTTTGACGCCCCAAGGCTCCGATGCTTTATCCAATTCGTTGACCACCTGAGCATTGATCGTGGTTCGGGCTTCGAATGTCTTGTCCAGTTCGATTTTTCCGATCTCACTTCTCAGCGCCGTCTGGGCCAATTGCGTGAGCGCAAACTGATAGTCGCTGATTCCGTAGGATGCGCGTTCCGGATTCAGGACCCGCATATACAGGATTCCATCGACATGTACCTGAACGTTGTCGCGCGTAATGCAGACTTGCTCAGGAATATCGACGGCGCTTTCCTTCAGCATGTGCCTGTATCGGATCACGTCGATGAACGGCACCAAGATGTGGAATCCCGCATCCAGCGTCGAACCGTATTTACCTAAGCGCTCCACGACATAGGCGCTCTGTTGAGGGACGACGACCGCCGTCTTCGCGATGACGATTAGCACGATGACTGACAGGACGATGACGACTAACGTTCCGCCTTCCATGCCCTCACCTCGTTGATTTACGCCCGTTATTCTGGTTGGACCCAGAGCATCAAACCATCCACCTTGGTGACTGTTGCGCGTTGACCTGACGAAAGGAGAACGGTTCCGACATTCCTCGCGCTCCATGTGGAACCACGCAACTCGGCTTTTCCGGTGTGTCCGGGCTGGAGTTCGTCAAGAAGGATCGCCGTCTCTCCGATCATGGTGTCCATCGCTTGCGGGGGATGCCGTTGTGTCAGGTGAATCAATGGCCCGCGTAACAGCAGCAACGAGAGGATCGCCACAATGGAGAACAACAGCCACTGGAGCCAGTCGGCTGTGATGACATCCAGACCGGTCAGGGCACCGACCATCACGGCGGCGATGCCGAAGAACAAGAGGTAAAACCCTCCGGGAGACGCCATCTCTGCGCCGACCAAGGCCAGGCCCAGAAACATCCAATACCACCAGATCATCGAACAGCCCTCGTTGTGTGCGGTAAGATGGTGTGAGGAAATGGTGATGCTGGAAAAGTCTAAGCCCGATTCCTCAGCCCGTCAAGCGGCGTGCCGTGTGGCATCCGTGAATTGATCACGCACTCACGGCGATGATATAGTCCGCGCGCGATGGCACAAGACCAACCCATCAAGACGCTCGTGGTCGCATTGGTTGATGATGCGGCGGCGGCAGTCTATTCGATCAACAGGCTCAATCCGGAGGCCCTGTGTTTCGTGTTGCCTGAAGGAAGTAAGGCTTTGGTGGAATCGGACATACAGCCGAAGATCCAGCAGATGCCGAGGCGGTGGGATTGGATCGTGCTGGCAGACGTGATGGAGTTCCCCTCTCTCTATCAGACGATGGCCCGGTCGTTACCAGATCTCTTGCGGACTTGGGAAGTACAGCCGGGGGAGCTGGTCGTGGATCTGAGTGGAGCCACCCCGGCGATGGCGGGTGCGCTTACCTTGGTGGCGCTCCCATGGACTTCTCGGGTGGTCGAGCTGGCTCGGGCGCGAGACGGTCAGGAGGGCGATCGGGTCGAGTTGGGTCCCAAGACGCTCGTCTGGACCCAGAGTAATCCGTGGGATGAGCAAGCCACTGTGTCACGTCGGGAAGGGTGCGAGTTATTTAACCGGGGTCTCTTTCGCGCCGCCGCCAAACTCTTCCATGGCGTAGAATTGCGAGTGAGTGGCGGGCACAAGCCGCTCCATCGTGCCTTCACCGATTTGGCCGAGGGCTACGAGTCATGGGAACGGTTTCAGTACCGGCAAGCGTGGGACAAGTTGAGAACGGCGACAAAGGCTCTGGAGATGGCGTCGCTGTGGGGCGGACCGGCTGGATTGATTGCGATCCTACCTCATCTGAAGGCCAACGCGAGTTTCCTTGAGAAGCTGGTGCTGGACCCTGCGGAGGTCAAAGAATACCTTGCGCTGGACCTGTTGGCGTATGTGGGCAGGCATCTCCATGTCGGCCATGACCCCGAAGGGGCGATGACAGCGCTCGTTCGTGCGCTGGAGGCGTTCGCGCAAGTCCGGCTCTATAAGGCGCACAAGATCAAGAGTTGGGATGTGTCGCCGGGACAGCTCCCGCAAGCGCTTCAAGAGACCTGCCGAACCTGTTATCTCGAAGACATTGATGGTAAGTACAAGCTGCCGCTCCAAGCGCAGTTTCGTGTGTTGGCCGGACTGGGCGATCAATTGGGCCAAGCCTTTCTCAAGGAATGGCCGAAGATGAAGCCGTTACTGGATGCCGCGAACCATGCGGTACTGGGACACGGCTTCGAGCCTATCAAAGCGGAGCGCGTGCAGCAGCTGTACGATGTCGTCATTCGACTCACCGGCGTCGCGGCGTCGTCGCTGCCGAAGTTTCCTGTCTTGAACCTATGAGCTTTCAGTGGCGCGTTGTCAGATATTGGATCTGAGGCCGACTGCTGAGAGCTGGTCACTCATGGACATTCGCGTCTACTACGAAGACACCGACTGCGGCGGGGTC contains:
- the rfaE2 gene encoding D-glycero-beta-D-manno-heptose 1-phosphate adenylyltransferase, with product MITKVVSRNQLLSVLSGERTKGKRIVFTNGCFDLMHIGHTRYLQATKALGDILVVGVNSDVSVRTLDKAPDRPIVPEAQRAEVLAALGCVDFVVIFDESDPRQLIAAVQPDVLVKGGDWMIDQIIGRELVEARGGVVKTIPLVPGLSTTGLLQRIRSTAT
- a CDS encoding response regulator, with product MGVPGAWVMMVDGVSMVWIIAAANVLLIASLIFFLIQTSWRARTDRVFAEAERIRFQENEQRLRSMLEAEPHGILVIGLDYRVLQLNPAGCLLFDAGFPEEIVGTDIRTYIQTNDCLQIEEMHKAAGEGRETCGKGRFVGLAGQVRWVEITFVPLPASDGTVHAVLSVVRDVTEQRSADRRQALQHAVAKVLAGASTVEQAVPDLLQALVVNLDWHVGLFWRVQDDRRTIVCTQDWAVDTTMVQEFMRRRRQEVYAAGADLPGHCWARGEPLWVADIARDPLLTRGPVEAMGMLHAACAFPIWLRAHVYGVIELFSSEPQAKDWDLLRSLGTVGRQIGLFVERTEVEAALHENEARTSLIIDTALDAVMTMDRTGRITEWNAQAEQVFGWSAHEVIGRNVADTIFPPSQCLSYRAYVQRLLEPQDSLLSNRLVEMIGLRRDGREFPVEIAMTPLALEGAVIFSAFIRDITSRKEAEHAQKNYARQLEHVNQQLDAALREAKAATEAKSAFLATMSHEIRTPMNGVIGMTDLLLDTNLTDEQRESAEIVRTCGHHLLTIINDILDFSKIEAGKLDLETIEFDLRLAIDESLDLVAERASSKGLNLACLFHADVPRNLCGDPGRLRQVVMNLTANAIKFTERGDVVVEVTVEAQSTEDARIRVAVTDTGIGISEQAQERLFRSFSQADGSTTRKYGGTGLGLAISKRLVEMMGGTIGVMSRVGEGSCFWFTMNLDKQPDGSRSADPAAAVLAGLRILIVDDKAINRRILELMTKKWGMQPTLIHSGSEALDVLSGRHGQPRFNLALLDVDMSPTDGIELARAIQAQAEGGETKLVLLTSFGRRGDAKTAKEAGLAAYLTKPIRERQLHDCLVAVLAQRPGSSGQSTTRDSPPLITRHTLAETQAKVDLRILLAEDNIINQKVAVRLFQRLGYRIDVVANGREAVEAVSRIRYDVVFMDCQMPDMDGFEATSLIREYEAAGTVSSCDFQVSGSSSEPAGLQPETRCPERETSRRVLIIAMTANAMQGDREQCLAAGMDDYLSKPISVDALAGVLHRVNQEQGRFGPDKSREAA
- a CDS encoding D-sedoheptulose 7-phosphate isomerase, with amino-acid sequence MKDSVLAAFTDSASVKQKFACEYADQIVQVAQLLAAAFRDGYKVLLFGNGGSATDAAHIAAEFVGRYKADRMPLPAIALATDIAAITCIANDYGYEELFARQVRAHGRKGDIAIGISTSGNSPNVLKGVAAARDGGLTTIAWTGANGGKLAALVDYPFIVPSTVTSRIQESHITLGHVLCELVEDHLLGKAS
- a CDS encoding paraslipin yields the protein MEGGTLVVIVLSVIVLIVIAKTAVVVPQQSAYVVERLGKYGSTLDAGFHILVPFIDVIRYRHMLKESAVDIPEQVCITRDNVQVHVDGILYMRVLNPERASYGISDYQFALTQLAQTALRSEIGKIELDKTFEARTTINAQVVNELDKASEPWGVKVLRYEIKNITPPKDVLNAMEKQMRAEREKRALILTSEGERDAAINQAEGEKQQVIKASEAKKQQQINEAEGAASAILAIAQATAEGLRRVAETIQVPGGQEAVQLRVAEQYITKFGELAKTTNTLILPASVSDVGSMIALAMNAMRQPGISPLAKS
- a CDS encoding NfeD family protein — encoded protein: MIWWYWMFLGLALVGAEMASPGGFYLLFFGIAAVMVGALTGLDVITADWLQWLLFSIVAILSLLLLRGPLIHLTQRHPPQAMDTMIGETAILLDELQPGHTGKAELRGSTWSARNVGTVLLSSGQRATVTKVDGLMLWVQPE
- a CDS encoding TIGR02710 family CRISPR-associated protein, translated to MAQDQPIKTLVVALVDDAAAAVYSINRLNPEALCFVLPEGSKALVESDIQPKIQQMPRRWDWIVLADVMEFPSLYQTMARSLPDLLRTWEVQPGELVVDLSGATPAMAGALTLVALPWTSRVVELARARDGQEGDRVELGPKTLVWTQSNPWDEQATVSRREGCELFNRGLFRAAAKLFHGVELRVSGGHKPLHRAFTDLAEGYESWERFQYRQAWDKLRTATKALEMASLWGGPAGLIAILPHLKANASFLEKLVLDPAEVKEYLALDLLAYVGRHLHVGHDPEGAMTALVRALEAFAQVRLYKAHKIKSWDVSPGQLPQALQETCRTCYLEDIDGKYKLPLQAQFRVLAGLGDQLGQAFLKEWPKMKPLLDAANHAVLGHGFEPIKAERVQQLYDVVIRLTGVAASSLPKFPVLNL